One Ornithinicoccus hortensis genomic window, CGACACCGTGGACCGGGCCCAGCTCGAGGACGCCGTCGCCGAGCACGCCGACGCCTTCGGGCAGGAGGCGAAGGAGGGCAGCGTCGCGCTCAAGCTCGGCACCGTGGACGTCAAGGAACCGGTCGAGGGGCGCAGCCTCGACGTCGCCGGCACGGCCGATGCCGTCGAGGCCGGATGGCCGGACACCCGCGAGGTGGAGGGCAGCTGGGAGCCGGTGCTCCCCGCCCTGTCCGCCGAGGAGATCGATCGGTTCGTCTCCGAGGAGGCCGAGCCGGCCCTCGACTCCTCGATCGTGATCAAGGTCGGCAGCAAGTACGACGCCGCCATCACGCCCAACCAGCTGTCGCGGCTGCTGACCGTGGAGGAGAGCGAGGACCACACGCTCTCCCTGGTGCTGGACGAGGAGGGGACCGTCGAGGTCGCCCGCGGCGCCCTCGGCAAGGCCGAGAAGACCCCGCAGAATGCCTCCGTCCGGCTCGGGAGCAACGGCAAGCCGCAGTTGATCAAGGCCGACAAGGGGCGGGTGCTGGACTCCGAGGAGCTGTTGACCAAGGTCAACCGTGCCCTGTTCGAGGACGGGTCGCGGTGGATCCGGGTCGGCACGACCCCGGTCGACCCCAAGATCACCGACGAGGACGCCGCGAAGTGGACCATCGACGAGAAGATGGGTGAGTTCCGCAGCCAGTTCCCCACGACGCCGGGCAACGAGGACCGCACCGAGAACATCCGGGTCGGCCTGGGCCACGTCAACGGCACCGTGGTCATGCCGGGGGACCAGTTCAGCCTGGGCGACGCGCTGTCCCCGATCACCGAGGACGCCGGGTACGTCAAGGCCGGTGTCATCTCCGACGGGCGGCTCGTCGAGGGCCTGGGCGGTGGCCTGTCGCAGGTCTCCACGACCGTGCTCAACACCGCGTGGGAGTCCGGCGTGCAGCTGGACGAGTTCACGCCGCACTCCTACTACATCTCCCGCTACCCGGAGGGACGCGAGGCCACCATCTCGGTCCCGGTGATCGACAACAAGTGGACCAACGACACCGACAGCCCGATCATCGTGCAGACCCGGATCGAGGGCGACGAGATCGTGATGCGCTTCTGGGGCGACCGTCAGTACACGGTCCAGACGCACACCAGCGGGCGGTCCAACGTCGTGCAGCCCGGACGCAAGACCGACGACAGCCCGAACTGTCTCTACCAGTCACCGCAGGTCGGGTTCGACGTCACCGTGACGAGGGTGCTGTTGCGCGGCGGTGACGAGGTCGACCGGCGCTCCTACACCACCCACTACAACGCCTCGGACGAGGTCGTCTGCACCGGCGGATGAGCCCCGGCCAGTGGGCCTGGTTCGGCCGGCAGTGCTGCCCCGGCATACAATCGGCGGAGTATTCCGGCCCGGGGTGCCCCGGTGCCGGACCGCCGCACCAGCAGTTCCACGAGCAGGAGTTGTCCCCATGACCTACGTGATCGCCCAACCCTGTGTCGACCTCAAGGACAAGGCATGCATCGAGGAATGCCCAGTCGACTGCATCTACGAGGGTGAGCGCTCGCTGTACATCCACCCGGACGAGTGCGTCGACTGCGGTGCCTGCGAGCCGGTGTGCCCCGTGGAGGCGATCTACTACGAGGACGACGTCCCGGAGCAGTGGGCGGACTACTACAAGGCCAACGTCGAGTTCTTCGACGACCTCGGCAGCCCGGGCGGCGCAGCCAAGCTCGGACTGATCCCCAAGGACCACCCGATCATCGCGGACCTACCTCCGCAGGAACACGACGAGTGACTCCGCCCGCAGGGGGCGGGTGCCCACGCGTCCACTCCTGCACCACATCCATCCATCGAACCAGGGCCGCGCGTCGGCCCGCTGCCCGAAGGGCACGAGCAGGAGGAATATATGAGCGAGAACGCCACACTGCGACACGGTGACCACGAACTGGACCTCCCCTTCGTCCCGGCGGTCGAGGGCAACAACGGTCTCGACATCTCCGCACTGCTCAAGGAGACCGGCGACGTGACGCTGGACGTGGGCTACGGGAACACCGCCTCGTGTTCCTCGGAGATCACCTACATCGACGGCGCCCAGGGCATCCTGCGCTACCGCGGCTACCCGATCGAGCAGCTGGCCGAGAAGTCCAACTTCCTGGAGACCAGCTACCTGCTCATCTACGGCGAGCTCCCGACCGCCCAGCAGTTGGACGACTTCGACCAGCGGATCCGCAAGCACACGCTGCTCGTGGAGGACATGAAGGGCTTCTTCGGCGGTTTTCCGCGCGACGCCCACCCGATGCCGGTGCTCTCCTCCGCGGTCTCCGCGCTGGGCACCTTCTACCAGGACAGCCTGGACCCGTTCGACCCCGAGCAGGTGGAGATCTCCACCATCCGGCTGATGGCCAAGCTGCCGACCATCGCGGCCTATGCGTTCCGCAAGAGCCAGGGCCAGCCGTTCCTCTACCCGAACAACGACTACAACCTGGTCGAGAACTTCCTCTGGATGACCTTCGGCCAGCCGACCGAGGCCTACGAGCTGGACCCGACCGTCGCCCGGGCGCTCGACCAACTGTTCATCCTGCACGCCGACCACGAGCAGAACTGCTCCACCTCCACCGTGCGTCTCGTCGGGTCCTCCGAGGCCAACCTGTTCTCCTCGATCTCCGCCGGGATCCACGCGCTGTCCGGCCCGCTGCACGGTGGGGCAAACTCCGCGGTCCTCACCATGCTCGAGGAGATCAAGGCCAACGGCGGCGACGTCAAGGACTTCGTCAAGAAGGTCAAGAACAAGGAGGAGGGCGTCAAGCTGATGGGCTTCGGCCACCGGGTCTACAAGAACTATGACCCGCGCGCCGCCATCGTCAAGCGCACCGCCCACGAGATCTTCTCCAAGGTCGGCGGCGGCAACCCGCTGCTGGACCTGGCCCTGGAGCTGGAGCAGACCGCCCTCGAGGACGAGTACTTCGTCGAGCGCAAGCTCTACCCGAACGTCGACTTCTACACCGGCCTGATCTACGAGTCGATGGGCTTCCCCTCCAACATGTTCACCGTGCTGTTCGCGATCGGTCGGCTGCCCGGCTGGATCGCCCAGTGGCGCGAGATGATCAACGACCCGCAGACCCGGATCGGTCGCCCCCGGCAGCTGTACACCGGGTCCCCCGTCCGCGACTGGACGCCCTCCGACCAGCGCTGAGAGGGTGGGGCCGGGCTAACCGGCAACCGTGATGAGGACGGTGGCGCCGCTGGCGCCGCCGTCCTCATCGTTGTGCCAGGTCGGGGTCTCCTGGGACCGGTCCCACTGCATACCGTCGACCTGCACCGAGACCACCGACTCGGCCTCGGCGTGCGCGACGGCCCATGCGGCGACCGCCCAGGCCGAGTCCTCGGAGGCGGCGGTGATCGTCAGCGTGGTGCCCTCCACCTGCCCCGAGGCACCGAACGTGCGCTCGGCCTTGGCGAGCAGGTCGGTGGCCGACCCGGACTCCCCGGCCGGGTCCAGCGAGCACCCCATGCCGGCAGGGGTCTCCCCGGTGAGCGTGGAAGCGAGGACCCGGCCCTCCCACTCGTGGTCGGCATACGCGTCGGGGTAGGCGCTGCGCTGCACCTCCTGGGCCGCGACGGTGATCTCCAGGTCCTGCCAGCCCGGGACCTCGAGCAGGGCGTCGTAGAAGGCGTGGGAGGCGTAGACGGGGTCCAGGATCTCCTCCTCGGTGCCCCAGCCCTGGCTGGGGCGCTGCTGGAACAGTCCGACGGAGTCGGCGTCCCCGTAGGTGATGTTGCGCAACCCCGACTCCTGGATGGCGGTGGCCAGCGCGATGGACACGGCGCGCCGCGGCAGGTCACGCTCGACCGCGACCATGGTGATGGTGGCGGCGTTGGCGGACTGCTCGGGGGTGAACGTCTCGGTCCGCTCCGCCGCCCGGAACTCGCACTCCTGCGACCGGAGCTCGGTGAGTACCCAGCGGGCTCCCAGGACCCCGCCGGCCCCGGCGGCCAGGAGGGCCACGGCGAGCACGGCGGTGCCCGCCGCGGACCGACCGCGGCGGGTCGTGCGACCGCTCTCGGGCAGCCGGTGGCCATGGTCGTCGGGGGGCATGACGCTCAGTGTAGGTCGGCAACCTAGGGTGGTCCGCCATGAGCACCGACGCCCCCGCGACGCACCCCGGGCTGGACCTGACCGCCGACGTGGTGACCCTCACCGCCGCCCTGTGCGACATCCCCTCGGTGAGCATGGAGGAGCAGGCGATCGCCGACGCCGTGCAGGCGGCGCTGACCCCGCTGCCGCACCTGGAGGTGGTGCGGGACGGGAACGTCGTGGTGGCCCGGACCGACCTCGGCCGGGCGGAACGGGTCGTGCTGGCCGGGCACCTGGACACGGTGCCGCTGACCGACCCGCCGAACCTGCCGGTGCGCATCGAGGAGGACTACCTGGTCGGACGGGGGACCACCGACATGAAGGGCGGGGTGGCTGTGCAGCTGCGGTTGGCCGGGCAGTTGACGGCGCCCACCCGGGACGTCACCTACGTCTTCTACGACGGCGAGGAGGTGGCCGACGAACACAACGGTCTCGCCCGCTTGTCCCGGGAGCGTCCGGAGCTGCTCCGGGGCGACTTCGCGGTGCTGCTGGAGCCCAGCGACGACGGGGTCGAGGGCGGCTGCAACGGGTACGTCACCGTCCGGGTGCACACCCGCGGCACGGCCTGCCACTCGGCCCGGCCGTGGATGGGGCACAACGCCGTGCACGACCTCGCCGGGGTGCTCGACCGGATCACCGCCGCGGACCTGCCGGACGTCGACGTCGACGGCCTCACCTACCGCCAGTCGCTGAACGCGGTGGCGGTGAGCGGGGGGATCGCCGACAACGTCATCCCCGACCACGCGGTGGTCACGGTGAACTACCGGTTCGCCCCGGAGCGCGACGCGGCGGCCGCGGTCCGACACCTGCAGGAGGAGGTCTTCGCCGGGCTCGAGGTGGAGGTCGTGGACGCGGTCGACGGCGCCCGCCCGGGGCTGCACCTGCCGGCCGCCGCCGACTTCGTGACCGCGCTCGGCCTCCCGGTGCGGGCCAAGCAGGGCTGGACGGACGTGGCCCGGTTCAGCGCCCTCGGGATCCCGGCGGTGAACTTCGGGCCGGGCGAGAGCAGGTTCGCGCACATGGCCGACGAGCGGTGCCTGCTGCGCCAGCTCGGCGAGTGCGAGCAGGCGCTCCTGCGCTGGCTGTCCTGACCCACCGGGGCGGACGTCCCGACCCGGGACGTGCACGGCACAGCGTCGCCGACTAGGTTCGTGCCCGTGACTGATCAGAGGGAACACCTCCAGGGACCGGTGACCCTGCGGGGCCGCCAGGTGCCGGCCACCACCACCGACCAGCGGCTGCTGGACAGTGCCGGGCCCGCTGACTGGGTGCACACCGACCCCTGGCGGGTGCTGCGGATCCAGGCCGAGTTCGTCGAGGGTTTCGGCACGCTGTCCGAGATCGGCCCGGCGATCAGCGTCTTCGGCTCGGCCCGGACCGAGCCCGGCCACCCCACCTACGAGCTGGCCGAACGGGTCGGGCGGACCGTCGTGGAGCGCGGCTTCGCGGTGATCACCGGGGGAGGCCCGGGCACCATGGAGGCGGCCAACAAGGGCGCCACCGAGGCCGGGGGCACCTCGGTCGGGCTGGGCATCGAACTGCCCTTCGAGGCGGGCCTGAACCCCTACGTCAACCTCGGCATCAACTTCCGGTACTTCTTCGCCCGCAAGACGATGTTCGTCAAGTACGCCCAGGGCTTCATCGTGCTCCCCGGGGGGTTCGGCACGCTGGACGAGATGTTCGAGGCGGTCACCCTCGTGCAGACCGGCAAGATCACCAGGTTCCCGATCGCGCTGCTCGGCACCCGGTTCTGGCGGCCCATGGTCGACTGGTTGCAGGAGGCCCTGCTGGCCGAGGGCACGATCTCGCCGAAGGACCTGGACCTGCTCCACCTGACCGACGACGTCGACGAGGCGGTGGACCACGTGGTGGGATCCCGCGGGGCCGGGGGCGAGCCGTGATCATCCTGCTCGTGGTCGTCGTGGTGCTGCTAGCCGGGCTCGTCGCCGCGGTTCTCGCCGGACGCATCCCGGCCGGCGGCCTCCTCCCGCCGGTGAGCTCGGAGTCCGCGGCCGGGCTGCCGCGCGGGGGCATGGAGCCCGCCGACCTGGCCGCGCTCCGGTTCGACATGGTCCCCCGCGGCTACCGGATGTCGCAGGTGGACGCGGTCCTGGAGCGGCTCGTCGACGAGGTGCGGACCCGGGACGCCGAGATCGCGCTGCTCCGTGCCGAGAGGGCCGGGGAGGAGCCGGGCGCGGGGGACGACCTGGCCGTCACCGGGGACGAGGGCGGCGGTCTCCCGGGCGGGGGCGAGGAGACCGGGCATGGGGGCCGTTGAGCTGGTCCGGGTGGTCCCCGCCGACCTGGAGGCCACGTTCGCCGTCGTCGGCGACCTCACGGCATACGGACGGTTCGTCGTGGCCACCACCCTGGAGACCGACCCGCTGCCGGTGGGGGTGGGCTGGTCGTTCACCGCGCGCACCGGCGTCGGACCGCTCGTGGTGGTCGACCGGATGACGGTCACCGCGTGGGAGCCGCCGCACCGGTTCAGCGTCCGCAAGCTCGGCCCCGTGCTGGACGGCTGGGCCGACGTCCGGTTCGTCGCGGGGGCGGCCGGCACCACGGTGCGGTGGACCGAGGAGATCACGGTCCGTCCCCCATGGTTGGGACGCCGCCTGACCCTGCTCAGCGACCTCGTCACCCGGTGGCTGTTCGGGCGTGCCCTGGACCGGATGGTCGCGCAGGTCCGCGCCGCATGACCACCCGGCCCACCGGACGGTTCCTGCTGACCGTCCTCGCGATCTATACCGTCCTGCGGCTGTTCACCACCGCCGTGCTGCTCTGGATCACGCACAGCCAGCAGGACCCGGTGATCTTCACCGACGAGTACCCCCGCTACTTCGACGTGGCCACCGCCTGGGACGGCAAGTGGTACCGCGAGATCGCCGAGCAGGGCTACCCGCCGGA contains:
- a CDS encoding TIGR00730 family Rossman fold protein, with amino-acid sequence MTDQREHLQGPVTLRGRQVPATTTDQRLLDSAGPADWVHTDPWRVLRIQAEFVEGFGTLSEIGPAISVFGSARTEPGHPTYELAERVGRTVVERGFAVITGGGPGTMEAANKGATEAGGTSVGLGIELPFEAGLNPYVNLGINFRYFFARKTMFVKYAQGFIVLPGGFGTLDEMFEAVTLVQTGKITRFPIALLGTRFWRPMVDWLQEALLAEGTISPKDLDLLHLTDDVDEAVDHVVGSRGAGGEP
- a CDS encoding SRPBCC family protein codes for the protein MGAVELVRVVPADLEATFAVVGDLTAYGRFVVATTLETDPLPVGVGWSFTARTGVGPLVVVDRMTVTAWEPPHRFSVRKLGPVLDGWADVRFVAGAAGTTVRWTEEITVRPPWLGRRLTLLSDLVTRWLFGRALDRMVAQVRAA
- a CDS encoding citrate synthase is translated as MSENATLRHGDHELDLPFVPAVEGNNGLDISALLKETGDVTLDVGYGNTASCSSEITYIDGAQGILRYRGYPIEQLAEKSNFLETSYLLIYGELPTAQQLDDFDQRIRKHTLLVEDMKGFFGGFPRDAHPMPVLSSAVSALGTFYQDSLDPFDPEQVEISTIRLMAKLPTIAAYAFRKSQGQPFLYPNNDYNLVENFLWMTFGQPTEAYELDPTVARALDQLFILHADHEQNCSTSTVRLVGSSEANLFSSISAGIHALSGPLHGGANSAVLTMLEEIKANGGDVKDFVKKVKNKEEGVKLMGFGHRVYKNYDPRAAIVKRTAHEIFSKVGGGNPLLDLALELEQTALEDEYFVERKLYPNVDFYTGLIYESMGFPSNMFTVLFAIGRLPGWIAQWREMINDPQTRIGRPRQLYTGSPVRDWTPSDQR
- a CDS encoding VanW family protein; this translates as METESTLHEEPQRNEWLGITIRTLLALAVLGAAYFGIAQYFGNRIPNGTTVHGVDIGNITPEDARETVTAKLEDLATDPVVVEIDGEQISLDPATAGLGLDVDATLEGIAGVSYDPRVLWSRVTDSGRELELVDTVDRAQLEDAVAEHADAFGQEAKEGSVALKLGTVDVKEPVEGRSLDVAGTADAVEAGWPDTREVEGSWEPVLPALSAEEIDRFVSEEAEPALDSSIVIKVGSKYDAAITPNQLSRLLTVEESEDHTLSLVLDEEGTVEVARGALGKAEKTPQNASVRLGSNGKPQLIKADKGRVLDSEELLTKVNRALFEDGSRWIRVGTTPVDPKITDEDAAKWTIDEKMGEFRSQFPTTPGNEDRTENIRVGLGHVNGTVVMPGDQFSLGDALSPITEDAGYVKAGVISDGRLVEGLGGGLSQVSTTVLNTAWESGVQLDEFTPHSYYISRYPEGREATISVPVIDNKWTNDTDSPIIVQTRIEGDEIVMRFWGDRQYTVQTHTSGRSNVVQPGRKTDDSPNCLYQSPQVGFDVTVTRVLLRGGDEVDRRSYTTHYNASDEVVCTGG
- a CDS encoding DivIVA domain-containing protein, with product MIILLVVVVVLLAGLVAAVLAGRIPAGGLLPPVSSESAAGLPRGGMEPADLAALRFDMVPRGYRMSQVDAVLERLVDEVRTRDAEIALLRAERAGEEPGAGDDLAVTGDEGGGLPGGGEETGHGGR
- the dapE gene encoding succinyl-diaminopimelate desuccinylase, with product MSTDAPATHPGLDLTADVVTLTAALCDIPSVSMEEQAIADAVQAALTPLPHLEVVRDGNVVVARTDLGRAERVVLAGHLDTVPLTDPPNLPVRIEEDYLVGRGTTDMKGGVAVQLRLAGQLTAPTRDVTYVFYDGEEVADEHNGLARLSRERPELLRGDFAVLLEPSDDGVEGGCNGYVTVRVHTRGTACHSARPWMGHNAVHDLAGVLDRITAADLPDVDVDGLTYRQSLNAVAVSGGIADNVIPDHAVVTVNYRFAPERDAAAAVRHLQEEVFAGLEVEVVDAVDGARPGLHLPAAADFVTALGLPVRAKQGWTDVARFSALGIPAVNFGPGESRFAHMADERCLLRQLGECEQALLRWLS
- the fdxA gene encoding ferredoxin gives rise to the protein MTYVIAQPCVDLKDKACIEECPVDCIYEGERSLYIHPDECVDCGACEPVCPVEAIYYEDDVPEQWADYYKANVEFFDDLGSPGGAAKLGLIPKDHPIIADLPPQEHDE